The Populus nigra chromosome 19, ddPopNigr1.1, whole genome shotgun sequence genome includes a window with the following:
- the LOC133680039 gene encoding uncharacterized protein LOC133680039 isoform X2, which translates to MTTQKPILEQQMSQMQIKLKSSGIISNYNESTLLRDEKDEEMSRSALAMFRAKEEEIEKKKMEVRDKVHAHLGRVEEATKRLAEIREELEALTDPMRKEVSMVRKRIDTVNRELKPLGLSCQKKEREYKEALEAFNDKNKEKAQLVSKLVELVGESEKLRMKKLEELSRNIEALP; encoded by the exons ATGACAACACAAAAACCAATATTGGAGCAACAAATGTCACAAATGCAGATCAAATTGAAGAGCTCAGGCATTATCAGCAATTACAATGAAAGCACACTGTTAAGGGATGAAAAGGATGAGGAGATGTCAAGGTCAGCATTGGCCATGTTTAGGGCAAAGGAAGAAGAGattgagaagaagaagatggaagTCAGAGACAAGGTTCATGCTCACCTAGGACGTGTGGAGGAAGCAACCAAACGTTTAGCAGAAATTCGTGAA gagCTCGAAGCTCTGACGGATCCAATGAGGAAGGAAGTTTCGATGGTGCGTAAGAGGATTGACACAGTTAACAGAGAGCTGAAGCCTCTGGGCCTGAGTTGTCAGAAGAAG GAGAGAGAATACAAAGAAGCCCTTGAAGCTTTTAATgacaagaacaaagaaaaagctCAGCTTGTTTCCAAATTAGTGGAG CTGGTGGGTGAAAGCGAGAAACTAAGGATGAAGAAACTAGAGGAATTGAGCAGGAATATTGAAGCTCTGCCCTGA
- the LOC133680039 gene encoding uncharacterized protein LOC133680039 isoform X1, which yields MTTQKPILEQQMSQMQIKLKSSGIISNYNESTLLRDEKDEEMSRSALAMFRAKEEEIEKKKMEVRDKVHAHLGRVEEATKRLAEIREELEALTDPMRKEVSMVRKRIDTVNRELKPLGLSCQKKEREYKEALEAFNDKNKEKAQLVSKLVEVGQLVGESEKLRMKKLEELSRNIEALP from the exons ATGACAACACAAAAACCAATATTGGAGCAACAAATGTCACAAATGCAGATCAAATTGAAGAGCTCAGGCATTATCAGCAATTACAATGAAAGCACACTGTTAAGGGATGAAAAGGATGAGGAGATGTCAAGGTCAGCATTGGCCATGTTTAGGGCAAAGGAAGAAGAGattgagaagaagaagatggaagTCAGAGACAAGGTTCATGCTCACCTAGGACGTGTGGAGGAAGCAACCAAACGTTTAGCAGAAATTCGTGAA gagCTCGAAGCTCTGACGGATCCAATGAGGAAGGAAGTTTCGATGGTGCGTAAGAGGATTGACACAGTTAACAGAGAGCTGAAGCCTCTGGGCCTGAGTTGTCAGAAGAAG GAGAGAGAATACAAAGAAGCCCTTGAAGCTTTTAATgacaagaacaaagaaaaagctCAGCTTGTTTCCAAATTAGTGGA GGTTGGTCAGCTGGTGGGTGAAAGCGAGAAACTAAGGATGAAGAAACTAGAGGAATTGAGCAGGAATATTGAAGCTCTGCCCTGA